One genomic region from Spirosoma sp. KCTC 42546 encodes:
- a CDS encoding ABC transporter ATP-binding protein: protein MNTFLLIRKLWPFVRNYQGSLILALLLTTVGALLAQVTPLVMEYSVNTVQDLLKRPIDKSEVTWVVGSLVAILLSKELLALLVQLGQKFLSDRIRFRMAADLYDFTISRIASYHLSFFAQDHNQIGKLEKRIDKGIDSLTKTVKNLFVDITPMVANAAFALILIYNKNIGVGIVATLVLPVYAYISREQTNRQKLIRRNIQEVRENKANALYGLLESIFVVKSFVRESYEQRRQQVLNLSLCEKEIRHHRTNYWFDGLKSIAEQVGIVLVFVVTIYFVLNRQMTVGAILLHIMLFNNVSAPVRHLHRIYDEYSEALTYAEGFFDMIENDTYLHQRGSVKPTVWKGHFALQNVDFVYPNGKQALRNVTLDLKPGKVTALVGLSGAGKSSALNLLAGFYDPTRGNVLLDGQPLASYDSELVRENVGLVLQKNHIFAGTIEENIRYGRLEATAEEVIEAARNASLHDQVQQLPQGYQTEARALSGGQQQRIAIARLFLKNPPVLLLDEPTASLDAITAEQIKDSLDAIKQNRTVLIISHNISQIMDADQIYVLQEGEVVGQGTHDSLYQEGGLYRDIIDSNARTLNITRLAATVLG, encoded by the coding sequence ATGAACACCTTTCTTCTTATCCGCAAACTCTGGCCTTTTGTCCGCAACTACCAGGGCAGTCTGATCCTGGCACTCTTACTGACAACCGTTGGAGCCTTGCTTGCCCAGGTTACGCCCCTGGTGATGGAATATTCGGTCAATACAGTACAGGATTTGCTTAAACGACCCATCGACAAATCAGAAGTAACCTGGGTAGTTGGTAGTCTGGTCGCTATTTTACTCTCGAAGGAATTGCTGGCGTTATTGGTCCAGTTAGGTCAGAAGTTTCTGAGTGACCGCATCCGGTTTCGGATGGCTGCTGACCTCTATGATTTCACAATCAGCCGAATTGCATCCTATCATTTATCCTTCTTCGCTCAGGATCATAACCAAATTGGCAAACTCGAAAAACGAATCGATAAAGGGATTGATAGCCTTACCAAAACTGTCAAAAACCTATTTGTCGATATTACGCCAATGGTTGCCAATGCCGCTTTTGCGCTGATCCTGATTTACAATAAAAATATTGGGGTAGGTATCGTGGCTACGCTGGTACTACCCGTATATGCCTATATCAGCCGGGAGCAGACAAATCGTCAGAAGCTGATTCGACGGAATATTCAGGAAGTCCGGGAGAACAAAGCGAATGCACTTTACGGACTGCTGGAGTCTATTTTTGTCGTAAAATCCTTTGTCCGTGAAAGCTACGAGCAGCGTCGTCAGCAGGTGCTCAACCTGAGTCTGTGCGAAAAGGAAATCCGTCACCACCGCACAAATTACTGGTTCGATGGGCTGAAAAGCATTGCCGAACAGGTGGGTATCGTTCTGGTCTTTGTCGTGACAATCTATTTTGTTCTGAACCGTCAGATGACTGTTGGCGCTATTCTGCTCCATATCATGCTGTTCAACAATGTATCGGCACCTGTACGCCATCTGCATCGCATCTACGACGAATACTCCGAAGCACTGACGTATGCCGAAGGATTCTTCGATATGATTGAAAATGATACGTATCTACACCAGCGCGGGTCAGTGAAACCTACCGTCTGGAAAGGACACTTCGCCCTTCAGAACGTGGATTTTGTGTATCCCAATGGCAAGCAGGCGCTTCGTAACGTGACGCTTGATCTAAAACCAGGCAAAGTAACAGCACTGGTGGGTTTGTCGGGAGCGGGTAAAAGTTCAGCCCTGAATCTGCTGGCCGGCTTTTATGACCCAACGCGCGGCAACGTGCTCTTAGATGGGCAACCGTTGGCGAGCTACGACAGCGAGTTGGTTCGGGAAAACGTTGGATTAGTCCTTCAGAAAAACCACATTTTCGCTGGCACCATTGAAGAAAACATCCGCTATGGGCGACTAGAAGCCACCGCTGAGGAAGTCATAGAGGCAGCCCGAAACGCCAGTCTTCATGATCAGGTTCAACAGTTACCACAGGGTTACCAGACCGAAGCCCGCGCCTTATCGGGCGGGCAACAGCAACGGATCGCCATTGCCCGGTTATTCCTAAAAAACCCTCCTGTACTCCTGCTCGACGAACCTACAGCCAGCCTCGATGCCATTACGGCTGAGCAAATCAAAGACAGTCTGGATGCCATCAAGCAGAACCGCACCGTACTGATCATCTCGCATAACATCAGCCAGATCATGGATGCCGATCAGATTTATGTCCTTCAGGAAGGCGAAGTCGTTGGCCAGGGAACCCACGATTCTCTGTATCAGGAAGGAGGTCTGTACCGTGACATCATTGACTCTAATGCAAGAACGCTCAATATTACCCGATTAGCCGCAACGGTGTTAGGATAA
- a CDS encoding FeoA family protein yields the protein MSKRSVADLKVGERATIQSFNNQLMSLKLLEMGCLPGAEVCLSGKAPLGDPICLNVSGYCLAMRRSEAATILIDN from the coding sequence ATGAGCAAGCGCAGTGTAGCTGATTTGAAAGTTGGCGAACGAGCCACCATTCAATCGTTTAATAATCAGTTGATGTCGCTCAAATTGCTCGAAATGGGCTGTTTGCCCGGTGCGGAGGTATGCTTATCTGGTAAAGCGCCACTTGGTGATCCTATCTGTCTGAATGTATCTGGTTACTGCCTGGCTATGCGTCGATCAGAAGCAGCCACCATCCTAATTGATAATTAA
- the feoB gene encoding ferrous iron transport protein B encodes MNQSPVIALIGNPNAGKSSLFNQLTGLRQKTGNFPGVTVDKKSGTWPIDTQTVATIIDFPGIYSIYPKSLDEQIVTDILANPAHPDYPDVSVVVVDAANLHRNLLLFTQVADLGVPVILALNMLDVARQQAKDVNSVRLAMRLGVPVVRINARTGEGLDLLKKAVIGQLSEPTLPGKLFFDPAEELPDLITDTKIRYELDNNYLALQYLIQHDGFSFLDRPQQRGLDELIDKYQFNEQTFQAGETITRYKRIATIAAEVVTNQRPANQPTWSQKLDRYLLHPIWGYAIFSFILLLIFQAIFAWAQPFMDAIDTGVAWINGQLKESLPAGPLTDLLTDGVLAGIGGILVFIPQIAFLFLLVALLEESGYMSRVMVIMDRIMRKFGLNGRSVVPLISGVACAVPAIMATRSIGTRRDRLITILVTPLMSCSARLPIYTILIALVVPSRRILGLFNLQGLALMALYLLGLVSALVAAYILKLFLRTKERSYFIMELPTFKLPRWNHVGLTVWESVRSFVWEAGRVILAISIVLWVLASYGPDDSMDQAEARAKQQHSTLTLNQLQNIIASDRLEASYAGQFGHFIEPVIRPLGYDWKIGIALLSSFAAREVFVGTMSTIYSIGSGADDDGITIRERLRQERNPITGGPMYTPALAWSLLIFYVFAMMCMSTLAATQRETKSWKWPAVQLVYMMVLAYGAAFFTYQIMQ; translated from the coding sequence TTGAATCAGTCCCCCGTAATCGCCCTCATTGGTAATCCAAACGCTGGTAAATCGTCCCTCTTTAACCAACTCACGGGCCTGCGTCAGAAAACGGGCAATTTTCCCGGTGTTACGGTAGACAAAAAATCGGGAACCTGGCCGATTGATACCCAAACGGTTGCTACCATCATTGACTTTCCTGGTATTTATTCCATTTACCCAAAGTCGTTAGATGAGCAGATCGTAACGGATATCCTGGCCAATCCTGCCCACCCCGATTACCCCGATGTCTCAGTTGTTGTTGTCGATGCGGCTAATTTGCATCGAAATCTACTGCTCTTTACGCAGGTGGCCGATCTTGGTGTTCCGGTTATATTAGCTCTGAACATGCTTGATGTGGCCCGGCAGCAGGCCAAGGATGTTAATTCGGTTCGCCTGGCCATGCGACTGGGCGTTCCCGTTGTTCGGATTAATGCCCGCACAGGCGAAGGTCTTGATCTGCTCAAAAAGGCTGTTATTGGGCAGCTTTCAGAGCCAACACTGCCAGGTAAATTGTTTTTTGATCCAGCAGAAGAACTACCGGACCTGATTACGGATACCAAAATTCGCTATGAGCTCGACAATAATTATCTGGCTTTACAGTACCTCATTCAGCACGATGGGTTTTCATTTTTAGATCGCCCCCAACAAAGAGGACTGGACGAGCTGATCGATAAATATCAGTTTAATGAACAGACGTTTCAGGCAGGGGAAACCATTACACGCTACAAACGTATAGCAACTATCGCAGCGGAGGTTGTGACCAATCAACGCCCGGCAAACCAGCCCACATGGAGTCAGAAACTTGATCGCTATTTACTGCATCCGATCTGGGGGTATGCTATTTTTAGTTTTATCCTGTTGCTGATTTTTCAGGCTATTTTTGCCTGGGCACAGCCTTTCATGGATGCCATTGATACGGGAGTAGCCTGGATTAATGGGCAACTGAAAGAAAGCCTTCCTGCTGGCCCACTAACCGATTTGCTAACCGATGGTGTTCTGGCAGGAATTGGGGGCATTTTAGTGTTCATTCCGCAAATAGCCTTTTTATTTTTGCTGGTAGCTTTGCTTGAAGAATCGGGCTATATGTCGCGGGTGATGGTGATCATGGATCGCATCATGCGCAAATTTGGGCTCAATGGCCGGAGTGTAGTGCCGCTCATCTCGGGTGTTGCCTGCGCTGTACCGGCTATTATGGCAACCCGCAGCATCGGTACCCGGCGTGACCGACTTATTACGATTCTGGTAACTCCTCTGATGAGTTGCTCGGCCCGACTACCCATTTATACCATTCTGATTGCGCTGGTCGTACCAAGCCGACGAATCCTGGGCTTATTTAATTTACAGGGGCTGGCACTAATGGCTTTGTACCTGTTGGGTTTAGTGAGTGCTCTGGTGGCTGCTTATATATTGAAACTGTTCCTCCGCACTAAAGAACGTAGCTATTTCATTATGGAGTTACCCACGTTCAAGCTGCCCCGCTGGAATCACGTTGGGCTAACGGTTTGGGAAAGTGTACGTTCGTTTGTTTGGGAAGCCGGACGGGTTATTCTAGCCATTTCTATTGTATTATGGGTATTGGCAAGCTATGGACCTGATGATTCAATGGATCAGGCCGAAGCACGAGCAAAGCAGCAGCATTCGACGCTTACCCTTAATCAATTACAGAATATAATAGCCTCCGACCGGCTTGAAGCATCGTATGCAGGCCAGTTTGGACACTTCATCGAACCTGTCATTCGTCCACTCGGTTATGACTGGAAAATTGGGATTGCCCTACTGAGTTCGTTTGCTGCCAGAGAGGTGTTTGTTGGTACAATGTCCACCATTTACAGTATTGGGAGTGGAGCCGACGATGATGGAATCACCATTCGTGAGCGACTCCGTCAGGAGCGAAACCCTATTACAGGCGGACCTATGTATACACCGGCTCTGGCCTGGTCGTTGCTGATTTTTTATGTGTTTGCTATGATGTGCATGAGCACATTGGCGGCCACGCAACGGGAAACCAAAAGCTGGAAATGGCCTGCTGTTCAGTTGGTATACATGATGGTGCTGGCTTATGGAGCGGCCTTTTTTACTTATCAGATAATGCAGTAA
- a CDS encoding NAD(P)H-hydrate dehydratase, with product MKILNVDQIRALDQSTIEHEPIAPINLMERAALAFVDWFVDRFPNTTPTKLFCGLGNNGGDGLAIARLLLERNYPVEVNVVRYAPRESDDFMHNHRRLKLITETIRYIELPQEIPALRHNEVLIDAILGSGLSRPTEGIVKSVIEVINRSPATVIAVDIASGLYTDKPNELTDVIIEPDYTITFQLPKLAFMLPKNGRYVGDWHIVDIRLHKRYIDLAPTPYYYTQPQDARLLLRKRDRFSNKGTFGHALLMVGSYGKMGAAVLAAKACLRSGVGLLTVHVPRCGYDTMQIAVPEAMCRPDGNPNVLTGTPDRGASELSSLTPADYAVVGIGSGIGQAHETLDMLKGLLKTMKKPMVVDADALNLLSENRELLTYLPKNSILTPHPKEFERLTKKWENDYQKLDILREFAQKYKVVVVLKGANSAVATPDGDIHFNSTGNPGLSTGGTGDVLTGVLTALLAQNYDSVEAAVLGVFAHGLAGDRIAVQRGQIGMIATDVIDALRWE from the coding sequence ATGAAAATACTGAACGTTGACCAAATCCGCGCCCTTGATCAATCGACTATCGAGCATGAACCCATTGCACCCATCAATTTGATGGAGCGGGCGGCCCTTGCTTTCGTTGACTGGTTTGTTGATCGTTTTCCCAATACAACGCCTACTAAACTCTTCTGCGGATTAGGTAACAACGGGGGTGATGGCCTGGCCATTGCCCGACTACTTCTGGAACGGAACTATCCTGTTGAGGTAAATGTGGTGCGCTATGCACCTCGTGAGTCAGATGATTTTATGCACAATCATCGGCGCCTGAAATTAATTACCGAAACAATCCGATACATTGAACTGCCCCAGGAAATTCCTGCTCTTCGCCATAATGAAGTACTAATTGACGCCATTCTGGGGTCAGGACTCTCGCGCCCAACAGAGGGCATTGTTAAGAGTGTTATTGAAGTCATCAATCGTTCTCCCGCAACAGTGATTGCGGTCGACATTGCCAGTGGCTTGTATACAGACAAACCGAATGAGCTGACCGACGTCATCATAGAACCGGATTACACGATTACATTTCAGTTGCCTAAACTAGCGTTCATGCTCCCAAAAAATGGCCGTTATGTAGGTGATTGGCATATTGTGGACATTCGGTTGCATAAACGCTATATTGACCTCGCCCCTACCCCCTATTATTATACGCAGCCTCAGGATGCCCGACTACTGTTACGCAAACGGGATCGGTTCTCCAATAAAGGTACGTTTGGCCATGCCCTGCTGATGGTAGGTAGTTACGGAAAAATGGGCGCAGCTGTTCTGGCAGCCAAAGCCTGCCTACGATCGGGGGTTGGTCTGTTAACTGTTCATGTACCCCGATGCGGTTATGACACGATGCAAATAGCTGTGCCCGAAGCAATGTGCCGTCCGGATGGCAACCCCAATGTACTAACCGGAACGCCAGACCGCGGTGCCAGTGAGTTAAGCAGTCTTACTCCTGCCGACTACGCTGTAGTGGGTATTGGATCAGGTATTGGGCAGGCGCATGAAACGCTGGATATGCTAAAAGGGCTGCTCAAGACGATGAAAAAACCAATGGTAGTCGATGCAGATGCACTGAATCTGCTGTCCGAAAACCGTGAGTTATTGACTTATCTCCCTAAAAACAGCATTCTGACGCCCCACCCCAAAGAGTTTGAGCGACTAACAAAAAAGTGGGAGAATGATTATCAGAAATTAGATATCCTACGGGAGTTTGCCCAGAAGTATAAGGTCGTTGTTGTATTAAAGGGCGCAAATTCTGCGGTGGCAACACCCGATGGCGATATTCATTTTAACTCAACGGGCAACCCTGGTTTAAGTACGGGCGGTACAGGCGATGTTCTGACTGGGGTACTAACCGCTCTACTAGCCCAAAACTACGATTCTGTAGAGGCAGCGGTATTAGGCGTGTTTGCGCATGGACTGGCTGGCGACCGTATAGCCGTACAGCGAGGTCAAATTGGCATGATTGCTACAGATGTAATTGATGCATTGCGATGGGAGTAA
- the rplS gene encoding 50S ribosomal protein L19, which yields MSELIKLVEADNAQRRTELPTFRAGDTVNVHVKIREGNKERIQVFTGTVIQRRNPSSGGETFTVRKVSNGVGVERIFPLLSPNIDKVEVVRLGKVRRARLFYLRGRQGKAARVKERKPKAVAAA from the coding sequence ATGAGCGAGTTAATCAAATTAGTGGAGGCAGACAACGCGCAGCGTCGCACCGAGTTGCCCACATTCCGGGCCGGCGATACGGTGAACGTACACGTTAAAATCCGCGAAGGAAATAAAGAGCGTATTCAGGTCTTTACGGGTACGGTAATCCAACGCCGGAATCCAAGCAGCGGTGGTGAAACATTCACCGTTCGCAAGGTATCCAATGGTGTAGGTGTAGAACGGATTTTCCCGCTTCTGTCGCCTAATATCGACAAGGTTGAAGTTGTTCGTCTTGGTAAAGTACGCCGGGCCCGGTTGTTCTACCTGCGCGGTCGCCAGGGTAAAGCAGCTCGTGTGAAAGAGCGGAAACCAAAGGCAGTTGCAGCAGCTTAA
- the dapF gene encoding diaminopimelate epimerase, whose amino-acid sequence MDFFKYQGTGNDFVLIDDRDETFPVSDQTLIERICHRRFGIGADGLILLRNDPEYDFRMIYFNADGAEGSMCGNGGRCIVRFAHDLGVFESETRFLAVDGEHKAEVRGDDIFLKMSEVAGIDDREGLTFLNTGSPHVVQFVDDLESLDVVSEGRSIRYDSRFLPGGTNVNFVQPIDSNTLFVRTYERGVEDETYSCGTGVTAVALVAQRQLHMSDPVFIKTLGGNLRVSFHPKADEQFDNIYLIGPAKRVFAGTITV is encoded by the coding sequence ATCGACTTTTTTAAATACCAGGGCACCGGCAATGATTTTGTGCTGATTGATGACCGAGATGAAACCTTTCCCGTGTCTGATCAGACATTGATTGAGCGGATTTGTCATCGTCGGTTTGGTATTGGGGCGGATGGGCTTATTCTCCTGCGCAACGATCCTGAGTACGACTTTCGGATGATTTATTTTAATGCGGATGGTGCCGAAGGGAGCATGTGTGGGAATGGGGGCCGTTGTATTGTCCGATTTGCCCACGATCTGGGCGTGTTTGAAAGCGAAACCCGCTTCCTAGCCGTTGATGGTGAACACAAAGCCGAGGTTCGTGGAGACGATATTTTCCTGAAAATGAGTGAAGTGGCGGGAATTGATGATCGAGAAGGGCTTACATTTCTGAATACGGGCTCCCCCCATGTTGTTCAGTTTGTTGATGACCTGGAATCACTTGATGTAGTAAGCGAAGGCCGCTCTATTCGTTATGATTCGCGTTTTCTGCCTGGCGGTACAAATGTTAATTTTGTTCAGCCAATTGATAGCAATACCTTGTTTGTCAGGACGTATGAGCGTGGTGTTGAAGACGAGACCTACTCCTGTGGTACTGGTGTAACGGCTGTTGCGTTAGTCGCACAGCGTCAACTACATATGTCCGATCCCGTATTTATTAAAACCCTTGGCGGCAACCTTCGGGTATCGTTCCATCCCAAAGCTGATGAGCAGTTTGATAACATCTATCTGATTGGGCCAGCTAAACGAGTTTTTGCAGGAACAATAACTGTTTAG
- a CDS encoding bestrophin family protein: MILYKNKGILPSIWHFHTGPTAKALMRRLVVVGVYVTLITVAEMHYTDLRLKDTPGSFLGAMGILLSLLLIFRTNTAYDRFYEGRQAWGELVNNCRNLAIFFNAVLPEGDKESRLFFAKAISNFPFALKNHLRDMLRMDELDMVEEGERRDLNNFDHKPAGVANQLWVKTEALYRAGHISESQHINLNQHLTTLMDVCGICERIKSTPIPFSYMLFIKLFIMLYVALLPFTVMDAFGYLTIPAVVLTSYILVGLEMIGEEIEEPFGLERNDLPLNQLSQLIRVNVHDILQIYLPHVEKQAARPGFTIVT, from the coding sequence ATGATTCTTTACAAGAATAAAGGAATTCTCCCATCCATCTGGCATTTCCATACGGGCCCTACAGCCAAAGCGCTCATGCGTCGGTTAGTTGTGGTAGGCGTTTACGTAACATTGATTACGGTCGCTGAAATGCATTATACCGATTTACGTCTGAAAGATACCCCCGGTTCATTTCTGGGAGCTATGGGTATTTTGTTAAGCCTGTTGCTGATTTTTCGGACTAATACAGCGTATGACCGTTTCTATGAGGGACGACAGGCCTGGGGCGAGTTAGTGAACAATTGTCGTAATCTGGCTATCTTCTTTAATGCTGTTTTGCCGGAAGGGGATAAAGAGAGCCGCTTGTTTTTTGCCAAAGCAATTTCCAATTTTCCATTTGCCCTTAAGAATCACCTGCGCGATATGCTCAGGATGGACGAACTGGATATGGTTGAAGAAGGAGAACGACGTGACCTGAATAATTTCGATCACAAACCTGCTGGCGTGGCTAATCAATTATGGGTAAAAACGGAGGCACTCTACCGGGCAGGGCATATCTCAGAATCGCAGCATATCAATCTGAATCAGCACCTAACGACCTTGATGGATGTGTGTGGCATTTGTGAGCGGATTAAAAGTACCCCAATTCCGTTTTCGTACATGCTGTTTATCAAGCTGTTTATCATGCTGTATGTAGCCTTATTACCGTTTACGGTTATGGATGCTTTTGGATATCTAACTATTCCAGCCGTTGTGTTAACGTCGTATATTCTGGTTGGGCTTGAAATGATTGGCGAAGAAATTGAAGAACCGTTCGGTTTGGAGCGGAATGACTTACCTCTAAATCAGTTGAGCCAGTTGATTCGGGTAAATGTCCACGATATATTACAGATCTATCTGCCTCATGTTGAAAAACAGGCTGCCCGGCCTGGCTTCACGATTGTCACATAA
- a CDS encoding rhodanese-like domain-containing protein, whose translation MDMPSYTDISLSDLELLRQQPASAVLDVRDEWEFDEFNIGGLNIPLPDIRARKAELLPYNPLIVICTNGVRSRVAAKDLLRQPEFQHKTIYHLHGGIIEAVD comes from the coding sequence ATGGACATGCCTTCTTACACCGATATTTCCTTGTCTGATCTCGAATTGCTACGCCAGCAACCGGCTAGCGCTGTCCTAGATGTACGAGACGAGTGGGAATTTGACGAGTTCAACATTGGCGGGTTAAACATTCCACTGCCCGACATCCGGGCCCGAAAGGCTGAACTCTTGCCTTACAATCCGCTGATTGTGATTTGTACCAACGGGGTTCGTAGCCGGGTTGCAGCCAAAGATTTACTCCGCCAGCCAGAATTTCAGCATAAAACCATTTATCACCTGCATGGAGGTATAATCGAAGCAGTCGATTAG
- the htpG gene encoding molecular chaperone HtpG: MEAVQNEKGESTRGQISIHTENIFPIIKKFLYSDHEIFLRELVSNAVDATQKLSQLTSFGEFGGELGDLKVTVSLDEEAKTITVSDNGIGMTADEVKKYINQIAFSGATDFLEKYKDKTDDKGQIIGHFGLGFYSAFMVASSVEIVTKSYRDNAEPVRWVCDGSTEFELTTAERAERGTDIILHIAPDSEEFLDKGRLQSILNKYARFLPVPVEFDGEVVNNTTPIWTKSPAELTDEDYKTFYKELYPMSEEPLFWIHLNVDYPFNLTGILYFPRIKNELRFQREKIQLYSRQVFITDEVKDVVPDFLMMLHGVIDSPDIPLNVSRSFLQADSNVKKINGYITRKVADKLNELFNADRKAFEEKFDDIGLFIKYGILSDEKFWDKAKNFVLLKNTEGVFSTLDEYREKIQANQTDKNGTLVLLYTSDRKQQHSYIESATRRGYDVLLMDNVIDAHFINALEQKLEKVHFQRVDADSIDKLIDKGLNNESVLSEADQTKLKEVFEQVLDNKMLNVSVEAQPTDELPVTITMPEFMRRMKDMAALSGEQSFYGNLPATYNVVVNANHPLVAKILAEADTDAQKSLVKQLYDLALLSQNMLTGADLTAFVRRTVEKL; this comes from the coding sequence ATGGAAGCCGTACAGAACGAGAAGGGCGAGTCTACGCGGGGCCAGATTTCGATCCATACCGAGAATATCTTCCCCATTATCAAAAAGTTTCTTTACTCTGATCATGAGATTTTCCTGCGCGAATTAGTCTCTAACGCTGTCGATGCCACCCAGAAACTGAGTCAACTGACTTCATTTGGTGAGTTTGGGGGCGAATTAGGTGATTTGAAAGTGACAGTTTCGCTGGATGAGGAAGCCAAAACCATTACGGTTAGCGATAACGGTATTGGTATGACCGCCGATGAAGTCAAAAAGTATATTAACCAGATTGCGTTCTCGGGCGCAACTGATTTTCTGGAGAAATATAAAGACAAAACAGACGATAAGGGCCAGATTATCGGTCATTTCGGCTTGGGCTTCTATTCGGCCTTTATGGTTGCCTCGTCCGTTGAAATCGTTACGAAGTCCTATCGCGACAATGCAGAGCCTGTTCGCTGGGTTTGCGATGGCTCAACCGAATTTGAATTAACGACTGCTGAGCGGGCTGAGCGCGGAACGGATATCATTCTGCATATTGCTCCAGATTCTGAAGAGTTTCTGGATAAAGGTCGGCTACAGTCTATATTAAACAAATACGCTCGCTTCCTGCCCGTACCGGTGGAGTTTGACGGAGAGGTGGTTAATAACACCACACCCATCTGGACGAAGTCGCCAGCGGAACTAACCGACGAAGATTACAAGACGTTCTACAAAGAGTTGTATCCAATGAGCGAAGAGCCGCTGTTCTGGATTCACCTGAACGTTGATTATCCGTTTAATCTGACGGGTATTCTGTACTTCCCGCGCATCAAAAACGAACTGCGTTTCCAACGGGAGAAAATCCAGTTGTATAGCCGCCAGGTGTTTATTACCGATGAGGTGAAGGACGTAGTACCCGACTTCCTGATGATGCTTCACGGCGTGATTGACTCGCCCGATATTCCACTTAACGTATCGCGGAGCTTCCTGCAGGCTGATTCGAACGTCAAGAAAATTAACGGGTATATAACCCGGAAAGTCGCTGATAAACTGAACGAGTTGTTCAATGCCGATCGGAAAGCCTTTGAAGAAAAGTTTGATGACATCGGTCTGTTTATCAAATACGGTATCCTGAGCGATGAGAAATTCTGGGATAAAGCCAAGAACTTCGTATTGCTAAAAAATACGGAAGGCGTTTTTTCTACCTTGGACGAGTATCGGGAGAAAATACAGGCTAACCAGACCGACAAAAACGGAACGCTGGTTCTGCTTTATACGTCCGACCGTAAACAACAGCACAGTTATATTGAGTCGGCAACCCGGCGTGGGTATGATGTTTTGCTGATGGATAATGTTATCGACGCACACTTTATCAATGCACTGGAGCAGAAGCTCGAGAAAGTGCATTTCCAGCGTGTCGATGCCGATTCAATCGACAAACTGATTGACAAGGGCCTTAACAACGAAAGCGTATTATCGGAAGCTGATCAGACAAAACTGAAAGAGGTGTTTGAGCAGGTGCTTGACAATAAAATGCTCAATGTGAGTGTGGAAGCCCAGCCAACCGACGAATTGCCCGTTACCATCACCATGCCGGAGTTTATGCGCCGGATGAAGGATATGGCGGCTCTTTCAGGCGAACAGTCATTCTATGGTAATTTACCTGCAACCTACAATGTGGTCGTCAATGCTAACCATCCACTGGTTGCTAAGATTTTGGCTGAAGCCGATACCGACGCTCAGAAATCGCTGGTGAAGCAGCTGTATGACCTGGCACTGCTTTCGCAAAATATGCTTACGGGTGCTGACTTAACAGCCTTTGTCCGCCGGACAGTAGAGAAACTGTAA
- a CDS encoding DUF4126 domain-containing protein, producing MSFEWIMSACIGVGLAACCGFRVFVPLLIASAATKLGFIDTMAGFEWLSGWPAILGLTVATVFEIGAYYIPWLDNALDTIATPTSIIAGTILSTSLLQIDNPVLHWGLGAILGGSSAGIVQAGTSLLRLGSTATTGGVGNPVVATGENVASIGLSIFSIFLPLLAVAVIVLILIFILGRLVSRRKVWFTRAPKQAGGSISQIPRSNNGRS from the coding sequence ATGTCCTTCGAATGGATTATGAGTGCCTGTATTGGCGTTGGTCTGGCTGCCTGCTGTGGCTTTCGGGTATTTGTACCCTTACTCATTGCCAGTGCAGCTACCAAACTTGGCTTTATTGACACCATGGCCGGTTTTGAGTGGCTAAGTGGTTGGCCTGCCATCTTAGGACTAACGGTGGCTACCGTATTTGAAATCGGGGCCTATTACATTCCCTGGCTCGATAATGCCCTTGATACCATTGCCACGCCTACCTCTATTATTGCTGGCACTATACTTAGCACCTCGCTTCTTCAAATTGATAATCCAGTATTACACTGGGGCCTGGGCGCAATTCTGGGGGGAAGCTCAGCCGGTATCGTTCAGGCAGGAACAAGTTTACTTCGGCTTGGCTCTACCGCCACTACCGGCGGAGTGGGAAATCCCGTTGTGGCTACAGGCGAGAACGTTGCATCGATTGGGTTATCAATCTTCAGTATTTTTCTACCCTTGCTGGCTGTCGCTGTTATCGTCCTTATCCTTATTTTTATCCTCGGCCGCTTAGTATCCCGCCGAAAAGTATGGTTTACCCGAGCTCCCAAACAAGCGGGCGGATCAATAAGCCAGATACCCCGCAGTAACAATGGCCGCTCCTAA